One Tachysurus fulvidraco isolate hzauxx_2018 chromosome 2, HZAU_PFXX_2.0, whole genome shotgun sequence DNA segment encodes these proteins:
- the LOC113656439 gene encoding band 4.1-like protein 1 isoform X5 has product MTTEKGPESEVKKTTEEPSQQKVSAGRMSESSSDGKMAKQDQEGKCPDDHKDPDDDSERTTPGKSPKSPQKSSKRLKTVPFKVTLMDSSDYEAGIEKHCKGQALLDMVCDHLNLLEKDYFGLTFTDSDSQKNWLDPSKEIKKQMRTSPWHFSFAVKFYPPDPSQLMEDITRYYLCLQLRDDILSGRLPCSFVTHALLGSYTVQAELGDYDQDEHASDYVGDFHFAPNQTRELEDRVMELHRTYRGMTPAEAEVNFLENAKKLSMYGVDLHHAKDSEGIEIMLGVCANGLLIYRDRLRINRFAWPKILKISYKRSNFYIKIRPGEYEQFESTIGFKLNNHRAAKRLWKVCIEHHTFFRLVSPEPPPKGFLVMGSKFRYSGRTQAQTRQASSLIDRPAPHFERSTSKRHLLSRSLDGEFSRPLSTMLERQDAVSQRSETQCFSGDEDGEPDLSLDQDQEDSGVTTPTRKKDIKLDTESTPRHKQEFLDKSEDMLLKHQASINELKRALREPNSKLINREKRLSATSPGDTPEKKAEAIGAGGREPINSLSMEDIIQKTLVISPEGSEEWVLIEKQNTYQLDYEMEETDKSKANVSPLPLVAEVPLERRMIHIEVTGEDGKEMQVQMDTFPSPKTPENDESKYGIGLREDQVQEVSTEPKTTETKVVKLQESKEEYTSDKPHKERRPQSLNLGRQEFVYESKNKTSNIQQEESDEDNNTSGKEVTPTRKPGIESWSENLPEKIEEQMKERPLNEEKEKELNKAIEENPANPVLDKSGFDDAKRQASDQLKEVLVDLKSINVDDQQDGSDSINGPIKDEVKRRSEIKFEVTKIIMIDNSENEEEPENEYNQRMDEFVAEKKISNIEQESLEEVLAEKVQRRTKVAGHVHTEITRIVPLKPERARSQEYRDDIDIGEESRQIKRHFKRHSMYESLERQFDPSGFDSRDTSSSYTLFTSNKITRSQEASPLPMVEVEHDILSTNEQQSTMYSECLHKGNTIPYEELIKYTPKAGYEGFPQSDEVAMEVQMFSSKNQALQKSGPPTPPVKTKKARESGLILRNSRNTSKEPAPEVLKKQHGRRPLSASEYEYDRNTAVTLRDAHLGIERKCSSMTVSSTSSLEAEADFSAFMELHGGLEESSRSMAEHGVSEDFSITRITGSHDGLLTKERVHEEHIHHEVEPPPVAKKDRTAVSMAHMLRKGDSTVEPQSNGSGLPHITDFPDQQQPVQELGDSDGNCEETVVSDNDVIQPQEGDPMQKQSRLKEAKENGSPIKTGSTGKEFIISPISNENVTSTTTTQVTKTVKGGYSETRIEKRIIITGDDAVDQHQALAMAIQEAKQQHPDMLVTKAVVVRETNTSSEEKHRTSES; this is encoded by the exons AAGCACTGCAAGGGTCAGGCGCTGCTGGACATGGTGTGTGACCATCTCAACCTGCTTGAGAAGGACTACTTTGGCTTGACCTTCACCGACTCAGACAGCCAAAAG AATTGGCTGGACCCCTCCAAGGAGATCAAGAAGCAAATGAGAA CTTCTCCTTGGCATTTTTCCTTCGCCGTTAAATTTTATCCTCCAGATCCTTCTCAGCTCATGGAGGACATCACCAG GTACTATTTGTGCCTCCAGCTGCGTGATGACATCCTGTCTGGTCGTCTTCCCTGCTCGTTCGTCACTCACGCTCTGCTGGGTTCCTACACCGTGCAGGCTGAACTCGGAGACTACGACCAGGACGAGCACGCCTCAGACTACGTCGGCGACTTCCACTTTGCTCCTAACCAGACCCGCGAGCTTGAGGACAGAGTCATGGAGCTGCATCGCACCTACAG GGGCATGACGCCTGCTGAGGCAGAAGTGAACTTCCTGGAGAATGCCAAGAAGCTGTCCATGTATGGGGTCGACTTACATCACGCAAAG GATTCCGAAGGGATTGAAATCATGCTGGGCGTTTGTGCCAACGGCCTGCTGATCTACCGCGACCGCCTGAGGATTAACCGCTTCGCCTGGCCCAAGATCCTGAAGATCTCATATAAAAGGAGCAACTTCTACATCAAGATTCGCCCAGGAGAG TATGAGCAGTTTGAGAGCACCATTGGCTTCAAGCTGAACAACCACAGAGCTGCAAAAAGACTCTGGAAAGTCTGCATCGAGCATCATACATTCTTCAG GTTAGTGTCTCCAGAACCTCCTCCTAAAGGTTTCCTCGTGATGGGCTCTAAGTTCCGGTACAGCGGGCGAACACAAGCGCAGACCAGGCAGGCCAGCTCCCTGATCGATCGTCCTGCGCCTCATTTCGAGCGCTCCACCAGTAAGAGGCATCTCCTCTCGCGCAGCCTGGATGGAG AGTTCTCCAGGCCGCTGTCTACAATGTTGGAACGTCAGGATGCTGTATCCCAGAGGAGTGAGACACAGTGTTTCTCAGGAGATGAGGATGGAGAACCTGACCTGAGTCTTGACCAGGACCAAGAAGATTCTGGTGTCACCACCCCAACCAGGAAGAAAGATATTAAG TTGGACACGGAGTCGACTCCTCGACACAAACAGGAG TTTCTGGATAAATCAGAAGACATGCTGCTGAAGCACCAGGCAAGCATCAATGAGCTGAAGCGAGCCTTGAGGGAACCCAACAGTAAGCTTATTAACCGGGAAAAGCGACTCTCAGCGACCTCACCGGGTGACACGCCCGAGAAAAAGGCT GAGGCAATTGGAGCAGGTGGAAGGGAACCTATTAACAGCCTTTCAATGGAGGACATCATCCAGAAGACATTGGTGATTTCGCCCGAG GGTTCTGAGGAGTGGGTGTTAATTGAAAAACAGAACACTTACCAACTTGACTATGAAATGGAAGAGACAGATAAGAGCAAAGCCAATGTTTCTCCTCTGCCTTTGGTTGCTGAAGTACCTTTAGAACGAAGAATGATTCACATTGAAGTAACTGGTGAAGATGGTAAAGAAATGCAGGTTCAGATGGACACCTTTCCATCTCCTAAGACGCCAGAAAACGATGAATCAAAGTATGGGATTGGCCTGAGGGAAGACCAAGTACAAGAGGTGTCGACTGAACCAAAGACCACAGAAACCAAGGTGGTCAAATTACAAGAATCAAAAGAGGAATATACTTCAGACAAACCGCATAAAGAAAGGAGACCACAGAGTCTGAATTTGGGAAGACAGGAATTTGTTTATGAATCTAAAAACAAGACCTCAAACATACAGCAAGAGGAATCTGATGAAGACAATAATACATCTGGAAAAGAGGTGACACCAACCAGGAAACCAGGAATTGAAAGCTGGTCAGAAAACCTGCCTGAGAAGATAGaggaacaaatgaaagaaaggcCACTAAATgaagagaaggaaaaggagCTTAACAAAGCCATTGAAGAAAATCCAGCAAATCCTGTTCTGGACAAGTCAGGGTTCGATGATGCCAAACGACAAGCAAGCGATCAACTAAAGGAAGTGTTGGTTGATTTGAAGAGCATTAATGTTGATGATCAGCAAGATGGTTCTGACTCAATCAATGGGCCCATAAAAGATGAGGTTAAAAGAAGATCAGAGATCAAGTTTGAGGTTACCAAAATCATTATGATCGACAACAGTGAAAATGAAGAGGAGCCAGAGAATGAATACAACCAGAGAATGGATGAATTTGTGGCTGAAAAAAAGATTAGCAATATTGAACAGGAGAGTCTAGAAGAGGTGCTTGCAGAAAAGGTGCAGCGAAGGACAAAGGTTGCAGGGCATGTTCATACCGAAATAACAAGGATCGTCCCATTGAAACCAGAGAGGGCAAGGAGTCAAGAGTACAGAGATGATATAGATATTGGTGAAGAATCGAGACagataaaaagacattttaaaagacATAGCATGTATGAATCTCTAGAGAGACAATTTGACCCAAGCGGGTTTGATTCCAGAGACACAAGCTCTTCGTATACTCTATTTACTTCCAACAAAATCACCAGATCTCAAGAGGCATCACCTTTACCCATGGTGGAAGTAGAACATGACATCTTGAGCACCAATGAGCAGCAATCAACCATGTATAGCGAGTGTCTGCACAAAGGAAATACTATTCCGTATGAAGAGTTGATTAAATATACCCCTAAAGCAGGGTATGAAGGTTTTCCCCAGTCTGATGAAGTGGCCATGGAAGTTCAAATGTTCTCCTCCAAGAACCAAGCACTGCAGAAAAGTGGACCTCCAACTCCTCCAGTGAAAACCAAGAAGGCCAGAGAGTCAGGACTGATCCTAAGAAATAGCCGTAATACCAGCAAAGAGCCTGCACCAGAAGTTTTGAAGAAACAGCATGGG CGAAGGCCACTGTCTGCCAGTGAATACGAGTACGATCGTAACACAGCAGTGACTCTGAGGGATGCCCACCTGGGCATCGAGCGTAAGTGCTCCAGCATGACGGTCAGTTCCACTTCCAGCCTAGAGGCCGAGGCCGACTTCAGTGCGTTCATGGAACTTCATGGTGGACTGGAGGAGTCTTCCAGGAGCATGGCTGAGCACGGAGTTTCGGAGGACTTCAGCATCACCCGCATCACAGGATCTCATGATGGGCTGCTCACAAAGGAGAGAGTACATGAAGAACACATCCACCATGAAGTGGAACCT CCGCCTGTGGCCAAGAAAGATAGGACCGCAGTGAGCATGGCGCATATGCTGAGAAAAGGAGACTCCACTGTGGAACCTCAGTCCAATGGTTCTGGGCTTCCTCACATTACAGACTTCCCAGATCAG caGCAGCCTGTGCAGGAGCTGGGTGACAGTGATGGTAACTGTGAGGAGACCGTAGTCTCCGACAATGATGTCATCCAGCCACAGGAGGGAGATCCG ATGCAGAAACAGAGCAGGCTAAAGGAAGCAAAAGAGAACGGCTCACCT ATTAAAACGGGCAGCACTGGGAAGGAATTTATCATATCTCCCATCAGCAACGAAAACGTCACTTCCACAACTACGACACAGGTCACGAAG ACGGTTAAAGGGGGATACTCTGAGACAAGAATCGAGAAACGGATCATTATCACAGGAGACGATGCTGTGGACCAACATCAG GCTCTCGCGATGGCAATACAAGAAGCCAAACAGCAGCATCCCGACATGCTCGTGACCAAGGCTGTAGTGGTCAGAGAAACAAACACTTCCTCTGAGGAGAAACACAGGACATCCGAG tcctgA
- the LOC113656439 gene encoding band 4.1-like protein 1 isoform X1, with protein sequence MTTEKGPESEVKKTTEEPSQQKVSAGRMSESSSDGKMAKQDQEGKCPDDHKDPDDDSERTTPGKSPKSPQKSSKRLKTVPFKVTLMDSSDYEAGIEKHCKGQALLDMVCDHLNLLEKDYFGLTFTDSDSQKNWLDPSKEIKKQMRTSPWHFSFAVKFYPPDPSQLMEDITRYYLCLQLRDDILSGRLPCSFVTHALLGSYTVQAELGDYDQDEHASDYVGDFHFAPNQTRELEDRVMELHRTYRGMTPAEAEVNFLENAKKLSMYGVDLHHAKDSEGIEIMLGVCANGLLIYRDRLRINRFAWPKILKISYKRSNFYIKIRPGEYEQFESTIGFKLNNHRAAKRLWKVCIEHHTFFRLVSPEPPPKGFLVMGSKFRYSGRTQAQTRQASSLIDRPAPHFERSTSKRHLLSRSLDGEFSRPLSTMLERQDAVSQRSETQCFSGDEDGEPDLSLDQDQEDSGVTTPTRKKDIKLDTESTPRHKQEFLDKSEDMLLKHQASINELKRALREPNSKLINREKRLSATSPGDTPEKKAEAIGAGGREPINSLSMEDIIQKTLVISPEGSEEWVLIEKQNTYQLDYEMEETDKSKANVSPLPLVAEVPLERRMIHIEVTGEDGKEMQVQMDTFPSPKTPENDESKYGIGLREDQVQEVSTEPKTTETKVVKLQESKEEYTSDKPHKERRPQSLNLGRQEFVYESKNKTSNIQQEESDEDNNTSGKEVTPTRKPGIESWSENLPEKIEEQMKERPLNEEKEKELNKAIEENPANPVLDKSGFDDAKRQASDQLKEVLVDLKSINVDDQQDGSDSINGPIKDEVKRRSEIKFEVTKIIMIDNSENEEEPENEYNQRMDEFVAEKKISNIEQESLEEVLAEKVQRRTKVAGHVHTEITRIVPLKPERARSQEYRDDIDIGEESRQIKRHFKRHSMYESLERQFDPSGFDSRDTSSSYTLFTSNKITRSQEASPLPMVEVEHDILSTNEQQSTMYSECLHKGNTIPYEELIKYTPKAGYEGFPQSDEVAMEVQMFSSKNQALQKSGPPTPPVKTKKARESGLILRNSRNTSKEPAPEVLKKQHGEPLSTPAIYEETIDEVKRRPLSASEYEYDRNTAVTLRDAHLGIERKCSSMTVSSTSSLEAEADFSAFMELHGGLEESSRSMAEHGVSEDFSITRITGSHDGLLTKERVHEEHIHHEVEPPPVAKKDRTAVSMAHMLRKGDSTVEPQSNGSGLPHITDFPDQQQPVQELGDSDGNCEETVVSDNDVIQPQEGDPMQKQSRLKEAKENGSPIKTGSTGKEFIISPISNENVTSTTTTQVTKTVKGGYSETRIEKRIIITGDDAVDQHQALAMAIQEAKQQHPDMLVTKAVVVRETNTSSEEKHRTSES encoded by the exons AAGCACTGCAAGGGTCAGGCGCTGCTGGACATGGTGTGTGACCATCTCAACCTGCTTGAGAAGGACTACTTTGGCTTGACCTTCACCGACTCAGACAGCCAAAAG AATTGGCTGGACCCCTCCAAGGAGATCAAGAAGCAAATGAGAA CTTCTCCTTGGCATTTTTCCTTCGCCGTTAAATTTTATCCTCCAGATCCTTCTCAGCTCATGGAGGACATCACCAG GTACTATTTGTGCCTCCAGCTGCGTGATGACATCCTGTCTGGTCGTCTTCCCTGCTCGTTCGTCACTCACGCTCTGCTGGGTTCCTACACCGTGCAGGCTGAACTCGGAGACTACGACCAGGACGAGCACGCCTCAGACTACGTCGGCGACTTCCACTTTGCTCCTAACCAGACCCGCGAGCTTGAGGACAGAGTCATGGAGCTGCATCGCACCTACAG GGGCATGACGCCTGCTGAGGCAGAAGTGAACTTCCTGGAGAATGCCAAGAAGCTGTCCATGTATGGGGTCGACTTACATCACGCAAAG GATTCCGAAGGGATTGAAATCATGCTGGGCGTTTGTGCCAACGGCCTGCTGATCTACCGCGACCGCCTGAGGATTAACCGCTTCGCCTGGCCCAAGATCCTGAAGATCTCATATAAAAGGAGCAACTTCTACATCAAGATTCGCCCAGGAGAG TATGAGCAGTTTGAGAGCACCATTGGCTTCAAGCTGAACAACCACAGAGCTGCAAAAAGACTCTGGAAAGTCTGCATCGAGCATCATACATTCTTCAG GTTAGTGTCTCCAGAACCTCCTCCTAAAGGTTTCCTCGTGATGGGCTCTAAGTTCCGGTACAGCGGGCGAACACAAGCGCAGACCAGGCAGGCCAGCTCCCTGATCGATCGTCCTGCGCCTCATTTCGAGCGCTCCACCAGTAAGAGGCATCTCCTCTCGCGCAGCCTGGATGGAG AGTTCTCCAGGCCGCTGTCTACAATGTTGGAACGTCAGGATGCTGTATCCCAGAGGAGTGAGACACAGTGTTTCTCAGGAGATGAGGATGGAGAACCTGACCTGAGTCTTGACCAGGACCAAGAAGATTCTGGTGTCACCACCCCAACCAGGAAGAAAGATATTAAG TTGGACACGGAGTCGACTCCTCGACACAAACAGGAG TTTCTGGATAAATCAGAAGACATGCTGCTGAAGCACCAGGCAAGCATCAATGAGCTGAAGCGAGCCTTGAGGGAACCCAACAGTAAGCTTATTAACCGGGAAAAGCGACTCTCAGCGACCTCACCGGGTGACACGCCCGAGAAAAAGGCT GAGGCAATTGGAGCAGGTGGAAGGGAACCTATTAACAGCCTTTCAATGGAGGACATCATCCAGAAGACATTGGTGATTTCGCCCGAG GGTTCTGAGGAGTGGGTGTTAATTGAAAAACAGAACACTTACCAACTTGACTATGAAATGGAAGAGACAGATAAGAGCAAAGCCAATGTTTCTCCTCTGCCTTTGGTTGCTGAAGTACCTTTAGAACGAAGAATGATTCACATTGAAGTAACTGGTGAAGATGGTAAAGAAATGCAGGTTCAGATGGACACCTTTCCATCTCCTAAGACGCCAGAAAACGATGAATCAAAGTATGGGATTGGCCTGAGGGAAGACCAAGTACAAGAGGTGTCGACTGAACCAAAGACCACAGAAACCAAGGTGGTCAAATTACAAGAATCAAAAGAGGAATATACTTCAGACAAACCGCATAAAGAAAGGAGACCACAGAGTCTGAATTTGGGAAGACAGGAATTTGTTTATGAATCTAAAAACAAGACCTCAAACATACAGCAAGAGGAATCTGATGAAGACAATAATACATCTGGAAAAGAGGTGACACCAACCAGGAAACCAGGAATTGAAAGCTGGTCAGAAAACCTGCCTGAGAAGATAGaggaacaaatgaaagaaaggcCACTAAATgaagagaaggaaaaggagCTTAACAAAGCCATTGAAGAAAATCCAGCAAATCCTGTTCTGGACAAGTCAGGGTTCGATGATGCCAAACGACAAGCAAGCGATCAACTAAAGGAAGTGTTGGTTGATTTGAAGAGCATTAATGTTGATGATCAGCAAGATGGTTCTGACTCAATCAATGGGCCCATAAAAGATGAGGTTAAAAGAAGATCAGAGATCAAGTTTGAGGTTACCAAAATCATTATGATCGACAACAGTGAAAATGAAGAGGAGCCAGAGAATGAATACAACCAGAGAATGGATGAATTTGTGGCTGAAAAAAAGATTAGCAATATTGAACAGGAGAGTCTAGAAGAGGTGCTTGCAGAAAAGGTGCAGCGAAGGACAAAGGTTGCAGGGCATGTTCATACCGAAATAACAAGGATCGTCCCATTGAAACCAGAGAGGGCAAGGAGTCAAGAGTACAGAGATGATATAGATATTGGTGAAGAATCGAGACagataaaaagacattttaaaagacATAGCATGTATGAATCTCTAGAGAGACAATTTGACCCAAGCGGGTTTGATTCCAGAGACACAAGCTCTTCGTATACTCTATTTACTTCCAACAAAATCACCAGATCTCAAGAGGCATCACCTTTACCCATGGTGGAAGTAGAACATGACATCTTGAGCACCAATGAGCAGCAATCAACCATGTATAGCGAGTGTCTGCACAAAGGAAATACTATTCCGTATGAAGAGTTGATTAAATATACCCCTAAAGCAGGGTATGAAGGTTTTCCCCAGTCTGATGAAGTGGCCATGGAAGTTCAAATGTTCTCCTCCAAGAACCAAGCACTGCAGAAAAGTGGACCTCCAACTCCTCCAGTGAAAACCAAGAAGGCCAGAGAGTCAGGACTGATCCTAAGAAATAGCCGTAATACCAGCAAAGAGCCTGCACCAGAAGTTTTGAAGAAACAGCATGGG GAGCCTCTTTCCACTCCTGCCATTTACGAAGAGACAATAGATGAAGTCAAG CGAAGGCCACTGTCTGCCAGTGAATACGAGTACGATCGTAACACAGCAGTGACTCTGAGGGATGCCCACCTGGGCATCGAGCGTAAGTGCTCCAGCATGACGGTCAGTTCCACTTCCAGCCTAGAGGCCGAGGCCGACTTCAGTGCGTTCATGGAACTTCATGGTGGACTGGAGGAGTCTTCCAGGAGCATGGCTGAGCACGGAGTTTCGGAGGACTTCAGCATCACCCGCATCACAGGATCTCATGATGGGCTGCTCACAAAGGAGAGAGTACATGAAGAACACATCCACCATGAAGTGGAACCT CCGCCTGTGGCCAAGAAAGATAGGACCGCAGTGAGCATGGCGCATATGCTGAGAAAAGGAGACTCCACTGTGGAACCTCAGTCCAATGGTTCTGGGCTTCCTCACATTACAGACTTCCCAGATCAG caGCAGCCTGTGCAGGAGCTGGGTGACAGTGATGGTAACTGTGAGGAGACCGTAGTCTCCGACAATGATGTCATCCAGCCACAGGAGGGAGATCCG ATGCAGAAACAGAGCAGGCTAAAGGAAGCAAAAGAGAACGGCTCACCT ATTAAAACGGGCAGCACTGGGAAGGAATTTATCATATCTCCCATCAGCAACGAAAACGTCACTTCCACAACTACGACACAGGTCACGAAG ACGGTTAAAGGGGGATACTCTGAGACAAGAATCGAGAAACGGATCATTATCACAGGAGACGATGCTGTGGACCAACATCAG GCTCTCGCGATGGCAATACAAGAAGCCAAACAGCAGCATCCCGACATGCTCGTGACCAAGGCTGTAGTGGTCAGAGAAACAAACACTTCCTCTGAGGAGAAACACAGGACATCCGAG tcctgA